A genomic stretch from Bradyrhizobium quebecense includes:
- a CDS encoding flagellar biosynthetic protein FliO has protein sequence MQVITFVLAFVVVLALIGVTAWLVRRFAGNRLGANANRGRMPRLAVIDAAAVDGRRRLVLVRRDNIEHLLMIGGPTDIVVEPNIVRATPGRDQMSTRPAVAADAAPPRVAPLPDAAWNESEAARSDNFELPEPELPPRQARPSFADELRRPPPPIAERRNDPLAGFTAERNEPRPDPMPPRLPPRSEPVIPRAPRAAEPPKAPPRAPERAVTPPPPPPPAPPPVATQAPPPVPPASNADANLAEMAQRLEAALRRPTGAGETVAPPVAPEAPPVRAPRSEPPAPPAGGQKSGFENLEDEMASLLGRPKNPS, from the coding sequence ATGCAGGTCATTACTTTCGTCTTGGCATTCGTTGTCGTGCTGGCGCTGATCGGCGTCACCGCATGGCTCGTCCGCCGCTTCGCCGGAAACCGCCTCGGGGCCAACGCCAACCGCGGACGCATGCCCCGGCTGGCGGTGATCGACGCCGCTGCCGTCGATGGCCGCCGCCGGCTGGTGCTGGTCCGCCGCGACAACATCGAGCATCTGCTGATGATCGGTGGCCCGACCGACATCGTCGTCGAGCCGAATATCGTCCGGGCGACGCCGGGGCGCGATCAGATGTCGACCCGGCCCGCGGTCGCCGCGGATGCCGCGCCGCCGCGCGTGGCGCCGCTTCCGGATGCCGCCTGGAACGAGAGCGAAGCCGCCCGCTCCGACAATTTCGAGCTTCCCGAGCCGGAGCTACCGCCGCGCCAGGCGCGACCCTCCTTTGCCGACGAGTTGCGCCGACCTCCGCCGCCGATCGCCGAGCGTCGCAACGATCCGCTCGCGGGCTTCACGGCCGAGCGCAACGAACCGCGCCCCGATCCGATGCCGCCGCGGCTGCCGCCGCGCTCCGAACCCGTCATCCCGCGTGCGCCGCGCGCTGCAGAGCCGCCGAAGGCCCCGCCGCGGGCGCCCGAGCGCGCCGTCACGCCGCCGCCACCGCCTCCCCCTGCTCCGCCGCCGGTCGCAACCCAGGCGCCACCGCCGGTGCCGCCTGCATCGAACGCCGATGCAAATTTGGCCGAGATGGCGCAGCGGCTTGAGGCGGCGCTGCGCCGCCCGACCGGCGCCGGCGAGACCGTCGCGCCGCCGGTTGCGCCCGAGGCGCCGCCGGTTCGCGCGCCGCGTAGCGAGCCGCCTGCCCCGCCCGCTGGCGGACAGAAGAGCGGCTTCGAGAATCTCGAGGACGAGATGGCATCGCTGCTCGGCCGACCGAAGAATCCTTCGTGA
- the fliP gene encoding flagellar type III secretion system pore protein FliP (The bacterial flagellar biogenesis protein FliP forms a type III secretion system (T3SS)-type pore required for flagellar assembly.) codes for MRFGAVPRRVFFIAVLIAAGSFADLAMAQDISINLGGGNGGVTERAIQLIALLTVLSIAPSILVMMTSFTRIVVVLSLLRTALGTATAPPNSVMIALAMFLTAFVMGPVLQKSYDDGIKPLVANQIGVEEALQRASVPLRGFMQKNVREKDLKLFMDLSGEPPPATPEELSLRILVPAFMISELKRAFEIGFLLFLPFLIIDLVVASVLMSMGMMMLPPVVVSLPFKLIFFVLVDGWALVAGSLVQSYGG; via the coding sequence GTGAGGTTCGGGGCAGTCCCGCGTAGAGTTTTTTTCATCGCTGTCCTGATCGCCGCCGGATCCTTCGCCGATCTGGCGATGGCGCAGGATATCAGCATCAATCTCGGCGGCGGCAATGGCGGCGTGACCGAGCGCGCGATCCAGCTGATCGCGCTGCTCACGGTGCTGTCGATCGCGCCGTCGATCCTCGTCATGATGACGTCGTTCACGCGCATCGTGGTCGTGCTCTCGCTGCTGCGCACCGCGCTCGGCACCGCGACCGCGCCGCCGAACTCGGTGATGATTGCGCTCGCGATGTTCCTCACCGCCTTCGTGATGGGGCCGGTGCTGCAGAAATCCTATGACGACGGCATCAAGCCGCTGGTCGCCAACCAGATCGGCGTCGAGGAAGCGCTGCAGCGCGCCTCGGTCCCCTTGCGCGGCTTCATGCAGAAGAACGTCCGCGAGAAGGATCTGAAGCTGTTCATGGACCTCTCCGGCGAGCCGCCGCCGGCGACGCCGGAGGAGCTGTCGCTACGCATCCTGGTGCCGGCCTTCATGATCTCCGAGCTGAAGCGCGCCTTCGAGATCGGCTTCCTCTTGTTCCTGCCGTTCCTGATCATCGACCTCGTGGTCGCCTCGGTCCTGATGTCGATGGGCATGATGATGCTGCCGCCGGTGGTGGTCTCGCTGCCGTTCAAGCTGATCTTCTTCGTGCTGGTCGACGGCTGGGCGCTGGTGGCCGGCAGCCTGGTGCAGAGTTACGGGGGGTAG
- a CDS encoding aminotransferase class V-fold PLP-dependent enzyme: MLPSQRHLFEIPRDLCYLNSASYSPLPLKTLDAGRAAVGRKGQPWTIDAGFAGRQHERARTAAARLINADANDIALIPAISYGIATVAKALTIPRGTRVIVLENDHSSPVLEWHARAEAQGFVVDTVRQPADGDWTSAVLATIDRSGAPPVGLASISSVHWSDGGIIDVDKVQAALRRQGAMLVIDATQSAGVVALDVTRLDPDAVIFPTYKWLIGPYGRAFLYVAKRHQNGVPLEQTSAGRRNVNSENPVYFGDLAYVDNARRYDMGERDHFITLEMASIGMEMMAEWGAAAVSARLAMLNGRIADGVRDLGLNLLARGLRAPNILSLGMAGGIPKELIAGLAAENIHVALRLGRMRISPHVFNDEADVDRLIAVFTKALAASRAFVPAPRR; encoded by the coding sequence ATGCTTCCCTCCCAGCGCCATCTGTTCGAGATCCCACGCGACCTCTGCTACCTGAACTCGGCGTCCTACAGCCCGCTGCCGCTCAAGACGCTCGATGCCGGCCGCGCCGCGGTCGGACGCAAGGGCCAGCCCTGGACGATCGACGCCGGTTTCGCCGGCCGCCAGCACGAACGCGCCCGCACCGCGGCGGCACGCCTGATCAATGCCGATGCGAATGACATCGCACTGATCCCGGCGATCAGCTACGGCATAGCTACGGTGGCGAAGGCGCTGACCATTCCGCGCGGTACCCGCGTCATCGTGCTGGAGAACGATCACTCCTCGCCGGTGCTGGAATGGCACGCCCGCGCCGAGGCGCAGGGTTTTGTCGTCGACACCGTGCGCCAGCCCGCCGACGGCGACTGGACGTCGGCGGTGCTTGCAACGATCGACCGCTCGGGCGCGCCGCCGGTCGGCCTCGCCTCGATCTCGTCAGTGCACTGGTCCGACGGCGGCATCATCGACGTCGACAAGGTGCAGGCCGCACTGCGGCGGCAGGGCGCCATGCTCGTGATCGACGCGACGCAGAGCGCCGGTGTCGTCGCGCTGGATGTGACACGGCTCGATCCGGACGCCGTGATCTTCCCGACCTACAAATGGCTGATCGGCCCCTACGGCCGCGCCTTCCTCTACGTTGCAAAGCGCCACCAGAACGGCGTGCCGCTGGAGCAGACCTCCGCCGGCCGCCGCAATGTGAACTCCGAGAACCCGGTCTATTTCGGCGACCTCGCCTATGTCGACAATGCCCGGCGTTATGACATGGGCGAGCGCGATCATTTCATCACGCTGGAGATGGCTTCGATCGGCATGGAGATGATGGCGGAATGGGGCGCTGCTGCCGTCAGCGCGCGGCTCGCGATGCTGAACGGGCGGATCGCCGATGGGGTGCGCGATCTCGGGCTCAATCTGCTGGCGCGCGGCCTGCGCGCGCCGAACATCCTGAGCCTCGGCATGGCCGGCGGAATTCCGAAGGAGCTGATCGCGGGGCTCGCCGCGGAGAACATCCATGTGGCGCTGCGGCTCGGCCGGATGCGGATCTCGCCGCACGTCTTCAACGACGAGGCGGATGTCGACCGCCTCATCGCCGTCTTCACGAAAGCGCTCGCGGCTAGCCGCGCTTTCGTCCCAGCGCCACGACGCTGA
- a CDS encoding YbfB/YjiJ family MFS transporter: MSMSANVDHDRRHHAEPQRDAGGPLWLSAAAGLCASLVGLGLARFAYTPLIPALIAAKWFTPAEAVYLGAANLAGYLAGALIARDLGARVGSVWALRGMMVLAAVTCFACAVPISFIWFFGFRFLAGISGGVIMVLAATAILPHTAPSKRGLIGGVIFAGVGLGVAASGTLVPLLLQQGVKQAWYGLGVLSAVLTLISWKAWPAEVPAAHAAAEQPVAAHSVRSPLVIALCVEYGLNALALVPHMVFLVDYVARGLGQGIAAGSYYWVLYGIGAVIGPLLTGHLADRAGFAAALRAAFLIEAVAVALPAVTNSPAALIVSSLIVGGFTPGIVPLVIGRIHELIPHSAASQRSAWAQATTTFALFQAAGAYGLSYLFAQSGGDYALLFVIGAAGVAVALAIELFSVVALGRKRG, translated from the coding sequence ATGTCCATGTCAGCCAATGTCGATCATGACCGGCGCCATCACGCCGAGCCGCAGCGTGATGCCGGCGGGCCGCTGTGGCTGTCCGCCGCCGCGGGACTTTGCGCCTCGCTGGTCGGGCTCGGGCTGGCGCGCTTCGCTTACACGCCGCTGATTCCAGCGCTGATAGCGGCAAAGTGGTTCACGCCGGCGGAAGCGGTCTATCTCGGTGCCGCGAACCTTGCCGGCTATCTCGCCGGCGCGCTGATCGCCCGCGATCTCGGCGCGCGTGTCGGCTCGGTGTGGGCGCTGCGCGGCATGATGGTGCTGGCGGCCGTGACCTGCTTTGCCTGCGCGGTGCCGATCTCCTTCATCTGGTTCTTCGGCTTCCGCTTTCTCGCCGGCATCAGCGGCGGCGTGATCATGGTGCTGGCGGCGACCGCGATCCTGCCGCACACCGCGCCGAGCAAGCGCGGTTTGATCGGCGGCGTGATCTTCGCCGGTGTCGGATTGGGGGTCGCCGCGTCCGGCACGCTGGTGCCGCTTTTGCTGCAGCAGGGCGTCAAGCAGGCCTGGTACGGCCTTGGCGTGCTGTCGGCGGTGCTGACATTGATCAGCTGGAAGGCATGGCCGGCGGAAGTGCCTGCCGCGCATGCTGCGGCCGAGCAGCCTGTTGCTGCGCATAGTGTGCGCTCGCCGCTGGTGATCGCGCTGTGCGTGGAATATGGCCTCAACGCGCTGGCGCTGGTGCCGCATATGGTGTTCCTGGTCGATTATGTCGCCCGTGGCCTCGGGCAGGGGATCGCGGCGGGATCGTATTACTGGGTGCTGTACGGCATCGGCGCCGTGATCGGCCCGCTGCTCACGGGTCATCTCGCCGATCGCGCCGGCTTCGCTGCGGCGCTGCGCGCTGCGTTCCTGATCGAGGCGGTCGCGGTCGCGCTGCCCGCCGTGACGAACTCGCCCGCCGCGCTGATCGTGTCGAGCCTCATCGTCGGCGGCTTCACGCCCGGCATCGTGCCGCTGGTGATCGGCCGCATCCACGAGCTGATCCCGCATTCCGCAGCGAGCCAGCGCTCGGCCTGGGCGCAGGCGACCACGACCTTCGCGCTGTTCCAGGCGGCGGGCGCCTACGGCCTGTCCTACCTGTTCGCGCAGAGCGGCGGCGATTATGCGCTGCTGTTCGTGATCGGCGCGGCGGGCGTCGCTGTCGCGCTGGCGATTGAATTGTTCAGCGTCGTGGCGCTGGGACGAAAGCGCGGCTAG
- a CDS encoding tautomerase family protein, protein MPVVTIQVTREGTTPGASSTTPEQKAALIKGASELLRDVLGKPMESTFVIIEEVDTDNWGWGGLPALEYRKKRAAAAASKSSR, encoded by the coding sequence ATGCCTGTTGTCACCATCCAGGTCACGCGTGAGGGGACGACGCCGGGTGCGTCGTCCACCACGCCGGAGCAGAAGGCGGCGCTGATCAAGGGCGCCAGCGAGTTGCTCCGCGACGTACTCGGCAAGCCGATGGAATCGACCTTCGTCATCATCGAGGAAGTCGATACCGACAATTGGGGCTGGGGCGGACTGCCCGCGCTGGAATATCGCAAGAAGCGCGCCGCCGCTGCGGCGTCGAAATCTTCCCGCTGA
- a CDS encoding SDR family NAD(P)-dependent oxidoreductase, with amino-acid sequence MGAEQKVAIITGASQGIGEALVKGYRDRNYRVVANSRSIKPSTDADVLAVPGDIGDPEVADRVVRQALARFGRVDTLVNNAGIFVAKPFTDHTDEDYAAVLATNLNGFFYITRRVAKEMVKQGSGHIVQITTSLVDHANSNVPSVLASLTKGGLSAATKSLAIEYAAKGIRVNAVAPGVIKTPMHAPETHDFLAKLHPVGRMGEMKDIVDAVLFLEGAGFVTGEILHVDGGQSAGH; translated from the coding sequence ATGGGTGCAGAGCAGAAGGTTGCCATCATCACCGGTGCGTCGCAGGGGATCGGCGAGGCACTCGTCAAGGGCTATCGCGACCGGAACTATCGCGTCGTCGCCAATTCCCGCAGCATCAAGCCGTCGACCGATGCCGATGTGCTGGCGGTCCCGGGCGACATCGGCGATCCCGAGGTGGCCGACCGCGTCGTCAGGCAGGCACTCGCGCGCTTCGGTCGCGTCGACACGCTGGTCAACAATGCCGGCATCTTCGTCGCCAAGCCCTTCACCGATCACACCGACGAGGACTACGCCGCGGTGTTGGCGACGAACCTCAATGGTTTCTTCTACATCACCCGCCGCGTGGCGAAGGAGATGGTGAAGCAGGGGTCGGGGCATATCGTGCAGATCACGACGAGCCTCGTCGACCACGCCAACAGCAACGTGCCTTCGGTGCTGGCCTCGCTGACCAAGGGCGGGCTCAGCGCGGCGACCAAGTCGCTTGCGATCGAATATGCCGCCAAGGGCATCCGCGTGAACGCAGTGGCGCCCGGCGTGATCAAGACGCCGATGCACGCCCCCGAGACCCACGACTTCCTCGCCAAGCTGCATCCGGTCGGCCGCATGGGCGAGATGAAGGACATCGTCGACGCCGTGCTGTTCCTGGAAGGCGCGGGCTTCGTCACCGGCGAGATCCTGCATGTCGACGGCGGCCAGAGCGCCGGACACTGA
- a CDS encoding LysR family transcriptional regulator yields the protein MDRIDAMKVFVAAVDEGSLAGAGRKLRRSPAAVSRAIAFLEHHVGAELLHRTTRSLKLSDAGQRYAAACRRILSELEEADISAGGERSAPRGTLTITAPVVVGEDVLRPLLDAFMTEHPAVTVRLVMLDRTVNLIDEGIDVALRIAQLADSNFVAIKLGEVRRVVAASPGYLAQHPDISEPADLAKHQIIAMTHFGLDSWSFPPAAKSKVARAVQFAPRLVVNTVRAAVASASEGHGVTRLFSYHIAEEIRDGRLQILLAKDEHPALPVHLLAPQGRFDVPKVRAFVDFAAPRLKRYFERLSREASRASRSRRGRVSAE from the coding sequence ATGGACCGCATCGACGCCATGAAAGTCTTCGTCGCAGCGGTCGACGAGGGCAGCCTTGCCGGTGCGGGGCGGAAGCTGCGGCGCTCGCCGGCGGCGGTCAGCCGGGCGATCGCGTTCCTCGAGCATCATGTCGGCGCCGAACTGCTTCATCGCACCACGCGGTCGCTGAAGCTGAGCGACGCCGGCCAGCGTTACGCGGCGGCGTGCCGGCGGATCCTCAGCGAGCTCGAGGAGGCCGACATCTCGGCCGGCGGCGAGCGGTCGGCGCCGCGCGGCACGCTGACCATCACCGCACCGGTCGTCGTCGGCGAGGACGTGCTGCGGCCGCTGCTCGACGCCTTCATGACCGAGCATCCGGCGGTGACGGTGCGGCTCGTGATGCTCGATCGCACCGTCAACCTGATCGACGAGGGCATCGACGTCGCGCTGCGCATCGCGCAACTCGCCGATTCCAATTTTGTCGCGATCAAGCTCGGCGAGGTGCGTCGCGTGGTCGCGGCGTCGCCCGGCTATCTCGCGCAGCACCCTGATATCAGCGAGCCGGCTGATCTCGCAAAACACCAGATCATCGCGATGACGCATTTCGGGCTCGACTCCTGGAGCTTCCCGCCGGCCGCGAAGTCGAAGGTTGCGCGCGCGGTCCAGTTCGCGCCGCGCCTGGTCGTCAACACGGTGCGGGCGGCGGTCGCCTCGGCCAGCGAAGGGCACGGCGTCACCCGGCTGTTTTCGTATCACATTGCCGAGGAAATCCGTGACGGGCGATTGCAGATCCTGCTTGCCAAGGACGAGCATCCGGCGTTGCCGGTGCATCTGTTGGCGCCGCAGGGTCGCTTCGACGTTCCGAAGGTGCGCGCCTTCGTCGATTTCGCGGCGCCGCGGCTGAAACGCTATTTCGAGCGGCTGTCGCGCGAGGCCAGCCGGGCCAGTCGTTCGCGCCGCGGAAGAGTGTCTGCCGAATAG
- a CDS encoding glyoxalase superfamily protein, which yields MAQTLREALAAKSIPLTHSDSLELIANVLGLRDWNTLSARIHSAGPPSTPAQAADSTAESPPIVTRQETAVDSATLDRYAGFYQLNDRAVFTVTPDGHHLVMQLTGQRSVQFFAESVTEFFARIVDAQVSFVVGPDGPATSLILHQNGSDIAMARIDAAAARKIADQTAERVKNQSANPGTEAALHRLIDGIASGTPNYNEMSPPLAAATRKQMAWLQPLADLGTIQSILFLGVGEQGEDVYSVRQANGATHWRIALDDKGIISTAWVTPGP from the coding sequence ATGGCGCAGACGCTGCGCGAAGCGCTCGCCGCCAAATCGATCCCCCTCACCCACAGCGACAGCCTGGAGCTGATCGCCAACGTCCTCGGTCTGCGTGACTGGAACACGCTGTCCGCCCGGATTCACTCCGCCGGACCGCCGAGCACGCCGGCACAGGCTGCAGACTCCACCGCAGAATCACCGCCGATCGTCACGCGGCAGGAGACCGCCGTGGATTCAGCCACGCTCGATCGTTATGCCGGGTTCTATCAGCTCAACGACCGCGCCGTGTTCACGGTGACACCTGACGGACATCATCTGGTGATGCAACTGACCGGACAGCGCTCGGTGCAGTTCTTTGCGGAGAGCGTGACCGAATTCTTCGCCAGGATCGTCGACGCGCAGGTCAGCTTCGTTGTCGGACCGGACGGACCAGCCACCTCGCTGATTCTGCATCAGAACGGCAGCGATATTGCGATGGCGCGCATCGACGCCGCGGCGGCACGGAAGATCGCCGATCAGACGGCGGAGCGCGTCAAGAACCAGTCGGCCAATCCTGGGACCGAGGCTGCACTTCACCGCCTGATCGATGGGATCGCCTCGGGGACTCCCAACTACAATGAGATGAGCCCGCCGCTGGCGGCGGCGACCCGCAAGCAGATGGCGTGGCTTCAGCCCCTCGCGGACCTCGGCACGATCCAGTCGATCCTCTTTCTCGGTGTCGGCGAGCAAGGCGAAGACGTCTATAGCGTGAGACAGGCGAACGGCGCTACGCACTGGCGCATCGCGCTCGACGACAAGGGGATCATTTCGACCGCGTGGGTGACTCCCGGCCCGTGA
- a CDS encoding tetratricopeptide repeat protein: protein MARTAAAETWSLGRAWARTARLCLLATGLALTTLTYPATVRAQDPPPVPGEATFSAANGYARLVLKLKEDVESEVTTAGSIIVIRFKRPVDIPVEKLSDAVPDYVGAARRDPDGSAIRLSLARRVTINTMTAGERIFVDFLPDGWTGPPPSLPQEVIRELAERARAAERLLRIQRAADAAKKKPPIRVRALVQPTFVRFVFEVPDGVSVSSVLNEQKLTLSFNSVLSFDLADAKVAAPPNVASISSRADTDTSAVDVTLIGDVDVHSFRDEKNYIVDVAFQQSEQQPAAKPSLSSLLPTPRGKPRGAAAIAPVTSESIAQQAKIEIKSEQPKSEQSEAEPAKSEQVKSEQVQSEPVKPEQATTEQPAPVPAKSEQPRSELPNSELPKIAAAPAADVEKAAAPAAPREGGAATEQSDAPKPAVAAAPVMETPKPAAAPSPPAEARASAKSAASSAVEAQRDSDGLRVTFSFPGATPAALFRRADTVWMVFDTPEPIDVDPIRVKAGSLISDVSRIALEKGQAVRFRLNRPQMPSLESDDRSRGVSWTLTFADRVQKPPLPLSVVRNISEPSLANVSVPLANPGQLHRLIDPDAGDTLWVVTAPPPTRGIIKRQDFVELSLLESIHGVVVHPNADDVKAEVGADKVMLGRPGGLTLSSADVAAERATAAVKPLFDPDEWRKNQSENFLKQLDGLIVAASTANAEQLPQARLDLADFYMARGMYQEAHGVANLMLSESKRGSEAASVVMVHAVASILIGHPAQGLKDLANPVIGNGYDSQLWKGLAFAREGKWPEAREKFKNAEFAVATLPPDLQRIVTMDSMKASLEVKDYAGAARRKSDLDVVGVPDALKPAVAVLRGRLAEALGQEKDALDAYRFAAGSPDRQAAAEGRLLETLLRQKRGEIGRDDVLKELELLSMLWRGDNIELKTLYVLSNIYAETARYADAFAVTRAATRLQPNAPESRQAQDAASALFVQLYLGPKGDEMAPIDALGTFYDYRELTPIGRRGDEMIRRLADRLVGVDLLDQAADLLQYQVDKRLEGAARAQVAARLAMVYLMNRKPDRAIGALRSTRIADLSGELRQQRLLLEARAQSDVGRHDLALDIISNITGREAIRLRSDIYWASRHWREASEQIELYYGDRWRDFTPLNPSEKADVIRAVVGYALAEDTIGLSRFREKYAPLMSGDADKLAFDAASKPVATSSAEFAQIARMAASVDTLDGFIREMKTRFPDATARAPLPDPFTTGSLPEKPKAAPVSALPVIKGERRAGATP from the coding sequence ATGGCGCGAACGGCTGCCGCTGAAACATGGTCGCTAGGCCGCGCCTGGGCGCGGACTGCGCGTCTGTGCCTGCTCGCCACCGGCCTTGCCCTTACAACCCTCACATATCCAGCCACAGTGCGGGCCCAAGACCCGCCGCCGGTGCCGGGCGAGGCGACATTCTCGGCCGCGAACGGCTATGCCCGGCTGGTGCTGAAGCTGAAGGAAGACGTCGAGTCGGAGGTCACGACCGCCGGCTCGATCATCGTGATCCGCTTCAAGCGTCCGGTCGATATCCCTGTCGAGAAACTCTCCGATGCGGTGCCCGATTATGTCGGCGCCGCGCGCCGCGATCCCGACGGTTCGGCGATCCGCCTGTCGCTGGCGCGCCGCGTCACCATCAACACCATGACCGCCGGCGAGCGCATCTTCGTCGACTTCCTGCCCGACGGCTGGACCGGCCCGCCGCCGTCGCTGCCGCAGGAAGTGATCCGCGAGCTGGCGGAGCGCGCCCGTGCCGCCGAGCGTCTGTTGCGTATCCAGCGCGCCGCCGATGCCGCCAAGAAGAAGCCGCCGATCCGGGTTCGCGCACTGGTGCAGCCCACCTTCGTCCGTTTCGTGTTCGAGGTTCCCGACGGGGTTAGCGTCTCCTCGGTGCTGAACGAGCAGAAGCTGACGCTGTCCTTCAACTCGGTCCTGAGCTTCGACCTGGCCGATGCCAAGGTTGCCGCTCCCCCGAACGTCGCGTCGATCAGCTCGCGCGCCGACACGGATACCTCGGCGGTCGACGTGACGCTGATTGGCGATGTCGACGTGCATTCGTTCCGCGACGAGAAGAACTACATTGTCGATGTCGCCTTCCAGCAGAGCGAGCAGCAGCCGGCGGCGAAGCCCTCGCTGAGCTCGTTGTTGCCGACGCCGCGCGGCAAGCCGAGGGGTGCCGCTGCGATCGCGCCGGTGACCTCGGAGAGCATCGCGCAGCAGGCCAAGATCGAGATCAAGTCCGAGCAACCCAAATCTGAGCAGTCCGAGGCGGAGCCGGCCAAATCGGAACAGGTAAAGTCTGAACAGGTGCAGTCCGAGCCGGTCAAGCCCGAACAGGCCACGACCGAACAACCGGCGCCCGTGCCCGCCAAATCGGAACAGCCGAGATCCGAGCTGCCCAATTCGGAGCTGCCGAAGATCGCCGCGGCGCCGGCGGCCGACGTCGAGAAAGCCGCGGCGCCGGCCGCGCCGCGCGAGGGCGGCGCTGCGACGGAACAGAGCGACGCGCCAAAGCCTGCTGTCGCGGCCGCGCCGGTCATGGAGACACCGAAGCCAGCGGCGGCGCCATCGCCGCCTGCAGAGGCCCGCGCCAGCGCCAAGTCTGCTGCCAGTTCCGCGGTCGAAGCCCAGCGCGACAGCGACGGGCTGCGGGTGACGTTCTCATTCCCCGGCGCGACGCCGGCGGCACTGTTCCGACGCGCCGACACGGTATGGATGGTGTTCGACACGCCTGAGCCGATCGACGTCGATCCGATCCGCGTCAAGGCCGGCTCGCTGATATCAGACGTCAGCCGGATCGCGCTGGAGAAGGGGCAGGCGGTGCGCTTCCGCCTCAACCGGCCGCAGATGCCGTCACTCGAGAGCGACGATCGTTCGCGCGGCGTGAGCTGGACACTGACCTTCGCCGACCGGGTGCAGAAGCCGCCGCTGCCGCTCAGCGTGGTGCGCAACATCAGCGAGCCCTCGCTCGCCAATGTCAGCGTGCCGCTCGCCAATCCCGGCCAGCTCCACAGACTGATCGATCCCGATGCGGGCGATACGCTCTGGGTCGTGACCGCGCCGCCGCCGACCCGCGGCATCATCAAGCGGCAGGACTTTGTCGAGCTCTCGCTGCTGGAATCGATTCACGGCGTCGTGGTTCATCCGAATGCCGACGACGTCAAGGCGGAGGTCGGCGCCGACAAGGTGATGCTGGGCCGGCCCGGCGGCCTGACGCTGTCGTCGGCCGACGTCGCCGCCGAGCGCGCGACCGCGGCGGTGAAGCCGCTGTTCGATCCGGACGAGTGGCGCAAGAACCAGTCGGAGAACTTCCTCAAGCAGCTCGACGGGTTGATTGTGGCGGCTTCGACGGCCAATGCCGAGCAGCTGCCGCAGGCGCGGCTCGATCTCGCCGATTTCTACATGGCGCGCGGCATGTACCAGGAAGCCCATGGTGTCGCCAATCTGATGCTGTCCGAAAGCAAGCGCGGCAGCGAGGCGGCCTCCGTGGTGATGGTGCACGCGGTTGCCAGCATCCTGATCGGGCACCCGGCACAGGGGCTCAAGGATCTCGCCAATCCCGTGATCGGCAATGGGTACGATTCCCAATTGTGGAAAGGGCTGGCCTTTGCGCGCGAGGGCAAATGGCCCGAAGCGCGCGAAAAGTTCAAGAACGCCGAATTCGCGGTCGCGACTCTGCCGCCCGATCTGCAGCGCATCGTCACCATGGATTCGATGAAGGCCTCGCTCGAGGTCAAGGACTATGCCGGCGCCGCGCGGCGCAAGAGCGATCTCGACGTGGTCGGCGTTCCCGACGCGCTCAAGCCCGCGGTTGCGGTGCTGCGCGGCCGGCTCGCCGAAGCGCTCGGGCAGGAGAAGGATGCGCTCGACGCCTATCGCTTCGCCGCCGGTTCGCCCGACCGGCAGGCCGCCGCCGAAGGCAGACTGCTGGAGACGCTGCTGCGGCAGAAGCGCGGCGAGATCGGCCGCGACGATGTGCTGAAGGAGCTCGAGCTCTTGTCGATGCTGTGGCGCGGCGACAATATCGAGCTGAAGACGCTGTACGTGCTGTCGAATATCTATGCTGAGACCGCGCGCTATGCCGATGCCTTCGCGGTGACCCGTGCGGCGACACGGCTGCAGCCGAACGCGCCGGAATCGCGCCAGGCGCAGGATGCCGCCTCGGCGTTGTTCGTGCAGCTCTACCTCGGCCCGAAGGGCGACGAGATGGCGCCGATCGATGCGCTCGGCACCTTCTACGACTATCGCGAACTGACGCCGATCGGCCGCCGCGGCGACGAGATGATCCGCCGTCTCGCCGACCGTCTCGTCGGCGTCGATCTGCTCGACCAGGCCGCCGACCTCCTGCAGTACCAGGTCGACAAGCGGCTCGAAGGCGCGGCGCGCGCCCAGGTCGCCGCACGCCTTGCGATGGTCTATCTGATGAACCGCAAGCCCGACCGCGCCATTGGCGCGCTGCGTTCGACCCGCATTGCGGATCTCTCCGGCGAGCTGCGCCAGCAGCGGCTGCTGCTCGAGGCGCGTGCGCAGAGCGACGTCGGCCGGCACGACCTCGCGCTCGACATCATCTCGAACATCACCGGCCGCGAGGCGATCCGGCTGCGTTCGGACATCTATTGGGCGTCGCGGCACTGGCGCGAGGCATCCGAGCAGATCGAGCTCTATTACGGCGACCGCTGGCGCGACTTCACCCCGCTCAATCCGAGCGAGAAGGCCGACGTCATCCGCGCCGTGGTCGGCTACGCGCTCGCCGAGGACACCATCGGCCTGTCCCGATTCCGGGAAAAATACGCGCCGCTGATGTCCGGCGATGCCGACAAACTGGCGTTCGACGCGGCCAGCAAGCCGGTCGCGACCTCAAGCGCCGAGTTCGCCCAGATCGCGCGGATGGCCGCCAGCGTCGACACGCTCGACGGCTTCATCCGCGAGATGAAAACCCGCTTCCCCGACGCCACCGCCCGCGCGCCGCTGCCCGATCCGTTCACGACCGGATCGCTGCCGGAGAAGCCGAAGGCCGCGCCGGTCAGCGCGCTGCCGGTCATCAAGGGCGAGCGCCGCGCCGGCGCGACGCCGTAG